A window of the Pseudomonas sp. B21_DOA genome harbors these coding sequences:
- a CDS encoding proline--tRNA ligase: protein MRTSQFLLATQKETPSDAVVISHQLMLRAGMIRKLASGLYTWLPMGLRVMRKVEAIVREEMNAAGSLEVLMPSTQPAELWQESGRWDEYGPELLRIKDRHGRDFCAGPTHEEVITDLMRNELSSYKQLPINLYQIQTKFRDEIRPRFGLMRGREFIMKDSYSFHADQASLQITYDRMHEAYCNIFTRLGLKFRPVEADNGSIGGAGSHEFHVLAESGEDDIVFSNGSDYAANIEKAEAVPRETSRPAPTEELRLVDTPDTKTIAALVEKFNLPIEKTIKTLIVHAEEEGKLIALVIRGDHELNEIKAANQPGVASPLVMASDAELRDAIGAGAGSLGPLNLPLPIIIDRSVAMMSDFGIGANIDDKHYFGVNWERDLPVPTVADLRNVVAGDPSPDGKGTLEIKRGIEVGHIFQLGNKYSKAMKCEVLGENGKPVTLEMGCYGIGVSRVVAAAIEQNNDANGIIWSDTLAPFQIALVPLRYETEQVREATDKLYAELTAAGFEVLLDDRDKKTSPGIKFADMELIGIPHRIVVSDRGLAEGNLEYKSRSEAEAQALPVADVVSFLQARIRR from the coding sequence ATGCGCACCAGTCAATTTTTGCTCGCCACACAGAAAGAAACGCCTTCCGACGCGGTCGTGATCAGCCACCAGCTGATGCTGCGCGCCGGCATGATCCGCAAGCTTGCCTCGGGCCTCTACACCTGGCTGCCGATGGGCCTGCGAGTCATGCGCAAGGTCGAAGCCATCGTTCGCGAAGAGATGAACGCTGCCGGTTCTCTGGAAGTGTTGATGCCGAGCACCCAACCGGCCGAGCTGTGGCAGGAATCGGGGCGCTGGGACGAATACGGCCCTGAGCTGCTGCGCATCAAAGACCGCCACGGTCGTGATTTCTGCGCGGGCCCGACCCACGAAGAAGTGATCACCGATCTGATGCGCAACGAGTTGAGCAGCTACAAACAGCTGCCAATCAACCTGTACCAGATCCAGACCAAATTCCGCGACGAAATCCGCCCGCGCTTCGGTTTGATGCGCGGCCGCGAATTCATCATGAAGGACTCCTACTCCTTCCATGCTGATCAGGCGTCGCTGCAGATCACTTATGACCGCATGCATGAAGCCTACTGCAACATCTTCACGCGTCTGGGCCTGAAATTCCGCCCGGTGGAAGCTGACAACGGTTCGATCGGTGGTGCCGGCTCCCACGAATTCCACGTGCTGGCCGAGTCCGGCGAAGACGATATCGTCTTCAGCAACGGTTCCGACTACGCGGCTAACATCGAAAAAGCCGAAGCGGTGCCACGGGAAACCTCACGCCCTGCGCCAACCGAAGAACTGCGTCTGGTCGACACGCCGGACACCAAGACCATCGCAGCGCTGGTGGAAAAATTCAATCTGCCGATTGAAAAGACCATCAAGACCCTGATCGTCCACGCCGAAGAAGAAGGCAAGCTGATCGCGCTGGTGATTCGTGGCGACCACGAACTGAACGAAATCAAGGCTGCCAACCAGCCTGGCGTGGCCAGCCCGCTGGTCATGGCGTCCGATGCCGAACTGCGTGACGCGATTGGCGCCGGCGCCGGCTCGCTCGGCCCGCTGAACCTGCCACTGCCGATCATCATCGACCGCTCGGTGGCGATGATGAGCGACTTCGGCATCGGCGCGAACATCGATGACAAGCACTACTTCGGCGTGAACTGGGAGCGTGATCTGCCGGTTCCGACCGTTGCCGACCTGCGCAACGTCGTCGCCGGCGACCCAAGCCCGGACGGCAAAGGCACACTGGAAATCAAGCGCGGCATCGAAGTCGGCCACATCTTCCAGCTGGGCAACAAGTACAGCAAGGCGATGAAGTGCGAAGTGCTGGGCGAGAACGGCAAGCCGGTGACTCTGGAAATGGGTTGCTACGGCATTGGCGTATCGCGCGTGGTGGCTGCTGCCATCGAGCAGAACAACGACGCCAACGGCATCATCTGGAGCGACACCCTGGCGCCATTCCAGATCGCGCTGGTACCGCTGCGCTATGAAACCGAGCAGGTGCGCGAAGCCACCGACAAGCTGTATGCCGAATTGACGGCGGCCGGCTTCGAAGTGCTGCTGGACGATCGCGACAAGAAAACCAGCCCGGGCATCAAGTTCGCGGACATGGAGCTGATCGGCATTCCACACCGGATCGTGGTCAGCGACCGCGGCCTCGCCGAAGGCAACCTGGAATACAAGAGTCGTTCCGAAGCAGAGGCGCAAGCGCTGCCGGTGGCCGATGTTGTGTCCTTCCTTCAGGCCCGTATCCGCCGCTGA
- a CDS encoding MGMT family protein — protein MKDPLDSVENDAQIRRTALYSTLALVPEGKVVSYGQLAELAGLGRAARWVGRTLSQLPGDTKLPWHRVLGAGGRISLPVGSPSGDEQRARLRMEGITVQNNRVDIRRHGWRPVEHSG, from the coding sequence GTGAAAGACCCGCTCGACAGCGTCGAAAACGATGCGCAAATCCGACGCACGGCACTCTACTCGACGCTCGCTCTAGTGCCCGAAGGCAAAGTTGTCAGTTATGGACAGTTGGCCGAACTCGCCGGACTGGGCCGCGCCGCGCGCTGGGTCGGACGGACTTTGAGTCAGTTGCCCGGCGACACCAAGCTGCCCTGGCACCGCGTACTCGGCGCCGGCGGACGCATCAGTCTGCCGGTCGGCAGCCCCTCCGGTGATGAACAACGTGCGCGATTGCGCATGGAAGGCATCACCGTCCAGAACAATCGTGTGGATATTCGGCGCCATGGCTGGCGTCCGGTAGAGCACAGCGGTTAG
- a CDS encoding DUF481 domain-containing protein, translated as MFPRTLLCLAVFSASTPLLADTVWLKNGDKLSGTITVFDGGKLLIQTKYAGAVAIDWKEVKTLDSDQHLLVKQDAYAGEVSKSLTAADDGKVTLANGEAPKTVELASIQQILKPKPIVTDLVWKGNVDLALDYQRAEKDTDDYDVAFKTSARHGRWRHTAEGEYNREVQDAETTTNNWRAEYSLDRFLTDQWFWQGRLNYKRDHIEELARQRVVGTGPGYQFWDDELGAFSLGSLLNRTDYEYRDGSKDNFYSVAMKWDYNRYLIGKKVEFFTNGEVGKPLSGVADYALDAELGLRYKVTDWASLNLKAERDIISGTNDADLNKTRYTAGFGVAW; from the coding sequence ATGTTTCCCAGAACCCTGTTGTGCCTTGCTGTTTTCAGCGCGTCCACGCCCCTGCTTGCCGACACCGTCTGGTTGAAAAACGGCGACAAGCTGAGCGGCACCATCACGGTATTCGACGGCGGCAAGCTGTTGATCCAGACCAAATACGCCGGTGCGGTGGCGATTGACTGGAAAGAGGTCAAGACCCTCGACAGCGATCAGCATCTGTTGGTGAAACAGGATGCCTATGCCGGCGAAGTGTCGAAGTCACTGACGGCGGCCGACGATGGCAAGGTCACCCTGGCCAACGGCGAGGCGCCAAAGACGGTCGAGCTGGCGAGCATTCAGCAGATTCTCAAGCCCAAGCCGATCGTCACCGACCTGGTGTGGAAGGGCAATGTCGATCTGGCCCTGGATTACCAGCGCGCCGAAAAGGACACCGACGATTACGACGTTGCGTTCAAGACGTCGGCGCGGCATGGTCGCTGGCGGCATACCGCCGAGGGCGAATACAACCGCGAAGTGCAGGATGCGGAAACCACCACCAACAACTGGCGCGCCGAATATTCCCTCGACCGCTTCCTCACCGATCAGTGGTTCTGGCAGGGCCGTCTGAACTACAAGCGTGATCACATTGAAGAGCTGGCGCGCCAGCGTGTCGTTGGTACCGGTCCGGGTTACCAGTTCTGGGACGACGAGCTTGGCGCGTTCTCGCTGGGTTCGTTGCTCAACCGCACCGACTACGAATATCGCGATGGCAGCAAGGACAACTTCTATTCCGTCGCGATGAAGTGGGACTACAACCGCTACCTGATCGGCAAGAAGGTCGAATTCTTCACCAATGGCGAAGTCGGCAAGCCGCTTTCGGGGGTTGCTGATTACGCGCTGGATGCCGAGCTGGGCCTGCGCTACAAGGTCACCGACTGGGCATCGCTCAACCTCAAGGCCGAGCGCGACATCATCAGCGGCACCAACGATGCGGATTTGAACAAGACCCGTTATACCGCAGGGTTTGGCGTGGCTTGGTAA
- a CDS encoding cold-shock protein, with product MSNRQTGTVKWFNDEKGFGFITPQSGDDLFVHFKAIQSDGFKSLKEGQQVSFIATRGQKGMQAEEVQVI from the coding sequence ATGTCTAATCGCCAAACCGGTACCGTTAAGTGGTTCAACGATGAAAAAGGCTTCGGCTTCATCACTCCACAATCCGGTGACGACCTGTTCGTTCACTTCAAAGCTATCCAATCCGACGGCTTCAAAAGCCTGAAAGAAGGCCAACAGGTTTCTTTCATCGCTACCCGCGGTCAGAAAGGCATGCAAGCTGAAGAAGTACAAGTTATCTAA
- the dcd gene encoding dCTP deaminase — protein sequence MSIKSDKWIRRMAQEHGMIEPFVERQMRGSDDSRVISYGVSSYGYDVRCTNHFKVFTNINSAIVDPKNFDAGSFVDIHSDVCIIPPNSFALASTVEYFRIPRNVLTICLGKSTYARCGIIVNVTPLEPEWEGHVTLEFSNTTNLPAKIYANEGVAQMLFLESDEECEVSYKDRGGKYQGQRGVTLPRT from the coding sequence ATGAGCATCAAATCGGACAAGTGGATTCGCCGCATGGCGCAGGAACACGGCATGATCGAACCGTTCGTCGAGCGCCAGATGCGCGGCAGCGACGACAGCCGGGTGATTTCCTACGGCGTGTCGAGTTACGGCTACGACGTGCGTTGCACCAACCACTTCAAGGTGTTCACCAACATCAACTCGGCCATCGTCGACCCGAAGAACTTCGACGCCGGCAGCTTCGTCGACATCCACAGCGACGTTTGCATCATTCCGCCGAACTCCTTCGCCCTGGCCAGCACCGTCGAGTACTTCCGCATTCCGCGCAACGTGCTGACCATCTGCCTGGGTAAAAGCACCTACGCGCGCTGCGGCATCATCGTCAACGTCACTCCGCTCGAGCCTGAGTGGGAAGGCCACGTGACGCTGGAGTTCTCCAACACCACCAACCTGCCGGCGAAAATCTACGCCAACGAAGGTGTGGCACAGATGCTCTTCCTCGAATCCGATGAAGAATGTGAAGTTTCCTACAAGGATCGTGGCGGCAAATATCAGGGCCAGCGTGGCGTAACCTTGCCGCGTACCTGA
- a CDS encoding ABC transporter permease: MIELLQEYWKAFLYTDGQNITGLAMTMWLLTASICIGFIVSIPLSIARVSPHFYIRWPVQFYTYLFRGTPLYIQLLICYTGIYSLAAVREQPILDSFFRDAMNCTILAFALNTCAYTTEIFAGAIRSMNHGEVEAAKAYGLTGWKLYAYVIMPSALRRSLPYYSNEVILMLHSTTVAFTATIPDILKVARDANSATFLTFQSFGIAALIYLTITFALVGLFRLAERRWLAFLGPTH; this comes from the coding sequence ATGATCGAACTCCTCCAGGAATACTGGAAAGCCTTCCTTTATACCGACGGCCAGAACATCACCGGGCTGGCGATGACGATGTGGCTGCTGACCGCCTCGATCTGCATCGGCTTCATCGTCTCGATTCCGCTGTCGATCGCGCGGGTTTCGCCGCACTTCTACATTCGCTGGCCGGTGCAGTTCTACACCTACCTGTTCCGTGGCACGCCGCTGTATATCCAGTTGCTGATCTGCTACACCGGCATCTACAGCCTCGCCGCCGTGCGCGAACAGCCGATCCTCGACAGTTTCTTTCGCGACGCGATGAACTGCACGATCCTCGCCTTTGCCCTCAACACCTGCGCGTACACCACGGAGATTTTCGCCGGGGCGATTCGAAGCATGAACCACGGCGAAGTCGAAGCGGCCAAGGCTTATGGCCTGACCGGCTGGAAGTTGTACGCCTACGTGATCATGCCGTCGGCACTGCGCCGCTCGTTGCCTTACTACAGCAACGAAGTGATCCTGATGCTGCACTCGACCACCGTGGCGTTCACCGCGACCATTCCCGATATCCTGAAAGTCGCGCGGGATGCCAACTCGGCAACCTTCCTGACCTTCCAGTCATTCGGCATCGCCGCGCTGATCTACCTGACCATTACGTTTGCGCTGGTCGGCCTGTTCCGCCTCGCCGAACGCCGCTGGCTGGCCTTCCTCGGGCCGACTCACTAG
- a CDS encoding ABC transporter permease, with translation MFETLLQNLGLASFSLQGFGPLLLQGTWMTIKLSAMSLLVAVLLGLLGASAKLSKVKLVRLPAQLYTTLIRGVPDLVLMLLIFYSLQTWLTSLTDYMEWEYIEIDPFSAGVLTLGFIYGAYFTETFRGAILAVPRGQVEAATAYGLKRGQRFRFVVFPQMMRFALPGIGNNWMVMLKATALVSIIGLADLVKAAQDAGKSTYQLFYFLVLAALIYLLITSASNFILRWLERRYAAGAREAVR, from the coding sequence ATGTTTGAAACCCTTCTGCAAAATCTGGGGCTGGCCTCCTTCAGTCTGCAGGGCTTCGGCCCGTTGCTGCTGCAAGGCACCTGGATGACCATCAAATTATCGGCGATGTCGCTGCTGGTGGCCGTGTTGCTCGGCCTGCTCGGCGCCAGTGCCAAACTGTCGAAAGTCAAACTGGTGCGCCTGCCTGCGCAGCTCTACACCACGCTGATTCGTGGCGTGCCGGATCTGGTGCTGATGCTGTTGATCTTCTACAGCCTGCAAACCTGGTTGACGTCGCTGACCGACTATATGGAATGGGAATACATCGAAATCGACCCGTTCAGCGCCGGCGTGCTGACGCTGGGCTTCATTTATGGCGCGTATTTCACCGAGACCTTCCGTGGCGCCATCCTCGCGGTGCCGCGCGGCCAAGTCGAAGCCGCCACCGCGTATGGCCTCAAACGTGGCCAGCGTTTTCGCTTCGTGGTGTTTCCGCAAATGATGCGTTTTGCCTTGCCAGGCATCGGCAACAACTGGATGGTCATGCTCAAGGCCACCGCGCTGGTGTCGATCATCGGTCTGGCTGATCTGGTCAAGGCAGCGCAGGACGCCGGTAAAAGCACCTATCAACTGTTCTACTTTCTGGTCCTTGCCGCCTTGATCTATTTGCTGATCACCAGTGCTTCGAACTTCATCCTGCGTTGGCTCGAACGCCGCTACGCCGCCGGTGCCCGGGAGGCCGTACGATGA
- a CDS encoding transporter substrate-binding domain-containing protein encodes MKKALLTLSALALCISAGSALAKEYKELRFGVDPSYAPFESKAADGSLVGFDIDLGNAICAELNVKCKWVESDFDGMIPGLKANKFDGVISSMTVTPAREKVIDFSSELFSGPTAYVFKKGSGITADVASLKGKTVGYEQGTIQEAYAKAVLDKAGVKTQAYQNQDQVYSDLTSGRLDAGIQDMLQAELGFLKSPKGAEYEISQPVDSELLPAKTAVGIKKGNTELKALLDKGIKALHDDGKYAEIQKKHFGDLNLYSGK; translated from the coding sequence ATGAAAAAAGCATTGCTGACCCTTTCTGCACTGGCGTTGTGCATTTCTGCCGGCTCCGCGCTGGCCAAGGAATACAAAGAGCTGCGCTTTGGCGTTGACCCTTCGTACGCACCGTTCGAGTCGAAAGCGGCCGACGGCAGCCTGGTCGGGTTCGATATCGACCTGGGCAACGCGATCTGCGCCGAACTGAATGTCAAGTGCAAGTGGGTCGAAAGCGATTTCGACGGCATGATTCCGGGCCTCAAGGCCAACAAGTTCGACGGTGTGATCTCGTCGATGACCGTGACCCCGGCCCGCGAGAAAGTCATCGACTTCTCCAGCGAACTGTTTTCCGGCCCGACCGCTTACGTGTTCAAGAAAGGCTCCGGCATCACCGCCGATGTCGCTTCGCTCAAGGGCAAAACCGTTGGCTATGAGCAAGGCACCATTCAGGAAGCCTACGCCAAAGCCGTACTGGACAAGGCTGGCGTGAAAACCCAGGCCTATCAGAACCAGGATCAGGTGTATTCCGACCTGACTTCCGGCCGTCTCGACGCCGGTATCCAGGACATGCTGCAAGCCGAATTGGGCTTCCTGAAGTCGCCAAAAGGCGCCGAGTATGAAATCAGCCAGCCGGTCGACAGCGAATTGCTGCCAGCCAAAACGGCTGTCGGTATCAAGAAAGGTAACACTGAGCTGAAGGCACTTTTGGATAAAGGTATCAAAGCGTTACACGACGACGGCAAATACGCCGAGATTCAAAAGAAACACTTTGGCGACCTGAATCTGTACAGCGGTAAATAA
- a CDS encoding ATP-dependent DNA ligase — translation MKAFAELYAELDATTSSNAKLAAMQAYFAQAAPEDAAWAVYFLSGGRPRQLVPVRILRELAVAVSGLEPWLFEESYQAVGDLAETISLVLPENSHSSEAGLAEWIEDKLLPLRGETPEYLTRQLPMLWAQLDRPSLMLCIKLITGSFRVGVSKLLVTRALASMAGLDSKRVAQRLVGYTDLSNRPNAASYLKLIAPESADEHAQRGGQPYPFFLAHALSQPVDEFEALLGPASDWQVEWKWDGIRAQVVKRDGKLWVWSRGEELVTERFPEFDVLVHGLPDGTVIDGEIVVWKSTHPTTEDAFDPQFDEPPAVQPFALLQQRIGRKTLDKKILEEVPVVVLAYDLLEWQGEDWRNQPQVKRRAQLEEVIAHCNSPVLLPSPVLTGEDWLDLGRQREASRKLGVEGMMLKARDSLYGVGRTKDMGVWWKWKVDPFSVDAVLIYAQRGHGRRASLYSDYTFAVWDGPPESSQRSLVPFAKAYSGLTDEEMRQVDSIVRKTTVEKFGPVSSVKPSLVFELGFEGIALSRRHKSGIAVRFPRMLRWRKDKTVEEADSLATLQDLLA, via the coding sequence ATGAAAGCCTTCGCCGAGTTATATGCCGAACTCGACGCCACCACGTCGAGCAACGCCAAGCTGGCGGCGATGCAGGCTTACTTCGCGCAGGCCGCGCCGGAAGATGCCGCATGGGCGGTGTACTTCCTTTCCGGCGGGCGACCTCGGCAACTGGTACCGGTGCGCATCCTCCGTGAGCTGGCGGTCGCAGTTTCGGGACTGGAGCCATGGCTGTTCGAAGAAAGCTACCAAGCCGTCGGCGATCTGGCCGAGACCATTTCTCTGGTGCTGCCGGAAAATTCCCACAGCTCCGAGGCCGGTCTTGCCGAATGGATCGAAGACAAGCTGCTGCCACTGCGCGGAGAAACGCCGGAGTACCTGACGCGCCAACTGCCAATGTTGTGGGCGCAACTGGACCGGCCGAGCCTGATGCTGTGCATCAAGCTGATCACCGGCAGTTTCCGCGTTGGCGTGTCGAAGCTGCTGGTCACCCGCGCCCTAGCGTCGATGGCCGGGCTCGACAGCAAACGCGTGGCCCAGCGCCTGGTCGGTTACACCGATCTGTCGAACCGGCCCAACGCCGCCAGCTATCTGAAACTGATCGCCCCGGAATCCGCCGACGAACACGCCCAGCGCGGCGGTCAGCCCTACCCGTTCTTTCTTGCCCACGCGTTGTCGCAACCGGTCGACGAATTCGAAGCTCTGCTCGGCCCGGCCAGCGACTGGCAGGTGGAATGGAAGTGGGACGGTATTCGCGCGCAAGTGGTCAAGCGCGACGGTAAGCTGTGGGTGTGGTCGCGCGGCGAGGAACTGGTGACCGAGCGCTTCCCCGAGTTCGATGTGCTGGTCCACGGCTTACCCGACGGCACGGTGATCGACGGCGAAATCGTCGTGTGGAAGAGCACCCATCCAACCACCGAAGATGCCTTCGATCCGCAATTCGATGAGCCGCCGGCCGTGCAACCGTTCGCCCTGCTGCAACAACGCATCGGTCGCAAGACGCTCGACAAGAAGATTCTCGAAGAAGTGCCGGTGGTGGTGCTCGCCTACGACCTGCTGGAATGGCAGGGCGAAGACTGGCGCAACCAGCCGCAGGTCAAGCGCCGTGCGCAACTCGAGGAAGTGATCGCGCACTGCAACAGCCCGGTACTGCTGCCCTCGCCGGTATTGACCGGCGAAGACTGGCTCGACCTCGGCCGCCAGCGCGAAGCGTCGCGCAAACTCGGCGTTGAAGGCATGATGCTCAAGGCCCGCGATTCGCTGTATGGCGTCGGCCGCACCAAGGACATGGGCGTGTGGTGGAAGTGGAAGGTCGACCCGTTCAGCGTCGATGCCGTGTTGATTTATGCCCAGCGTGGACACGGCCGCCGCGCCAGTCTGTACAGCGATTACACCTTCGCCGTGTGGGACGGCCCGCCGGAATCCAGCCAGCGCTCGCTGGTGCCGTTCGCCAAGGCGTATTCGGGGCTGACCGATGAAGAGATGCGCCAGGTCGACAGCATCGTGCGCAAAACCACGGTGGAAAAATTCGGCCCGGTGAGCAGTGTGAAGCCGAGTCTGGTCTTTGAACTCGGCTTCGAAGGCATCGCCCTGTCGCGCCGGCACAAGAGCGGCATCGCCGTGCGTTTTCCGCGCATGCTGCGCTGGCGCAAGGACAAGACCGTCGAAGAAGCGGACAGTCTCGCTACCCTGCAAGACTTGCTCGCCTGA